In the genome of Streptomyces pactum, one region contains:
- the dapF gene encoding diaminopimelate epimerase produces MSTTAPLSFLKGHGTENDFVIVPDPDGTTELSPAQVARLCDRRAGIGGDGLLRAVRSAAHPEARGMAGEAEWFMDYRNSDGSVAEMCGNGSRVFACYLRHAGLVSFGDVAIATRDGVKRVHLAKNGDVTVGMGRARFPDGQVTVTVGERSWPARNVDMGNPHAVAFVEDLDHAGSLLSAPAYHPADVYPRGVNVEFVVDRGPRHVAMRVHERGSGETRSCGTGACAVAVAAARRDGADPAVTGTPVTYTVDVPGGTLMISELPDGTVEMTGPAVIVAQGRIDPDWWAGASTGAPANLHA; encoded by the coding sequence GTGAGCACTACCGCACCCCTTTCCTTCCTCAAGGGCCACGGCACCGAGAACGACTTCGTGATCGTCCCCGACCCCGACGGTACGACCGAGCTGTCCCCGGCCCAGGTGGCCCGGCTCTGCGACCGCCGCGCCGGCATCGGCGGCGACGGGTTGCTGCGGGCCGTCCGGTCCGCCGCCCACCCCGAGGCGCGCGGCATGGCCGGCGAGGCCGAGTGGTTCATGGACTACCGCAACAGCGACGGCTCCGTCGCCGAGATGTGCGGCAACGGCTCGCGGGTGTTCGCCTGCTACCTGCGGCACGCCGGCCTCGTGTCGTTCGGCGACGTGGCGATCGCCACCCGGGACGGGGTGAAGCGGGTGCACCTGGCCAAGAACGGCGACGTCACGGTCGGCATGGGCCGGGCCCGGTTCCCCGACGGACAGGTCACGGTGACCGTCGGCGAACGCAGCTGGCCGGCCCGCAACGTCGACATGGGCAACCCGCACGCGGTGGCCTTCGTCGAGGACCTGGACCACGCCGGATCCCTGCTGTCGGCCCCGGCGTACCACCCCGCGGACGTCTACCCCCGCGGCGTCAACGTCGAGTTCGTGGTCGACCGCGGCCCGCGCCACGTGGCGATGCGGGTCCACGAGCGCGGCTCCGGCGAGACCCGCTCCTGCGGCACCGGCGCCTGCGCGGTCGCGGTGGCCGCCGCCCGCCGGGACGGCGCGGACCCCGCGGTGACCGGCACCCCCGTCACCTACACCGTGGACGTGCCCGGTGGCACGCTGATGATCAGCGAGCTGCCGGACGGCACCGTGGAGATGACCGGGCCGGCGGTGATCGTCGCCCAGGGGCGGATCGACCCCGACTGGTGGGCCGGCGCGTCCACCGGTGCTCCGGCGAACCTTCACGCATAA
- the miaA gene encoding tRNA (adenosine(37)-N6)-dimethylallyltransferase MiaA: protein MNSAVPAPRVIAVVGPTAAGKSDLGVALARRLGGEVINADSMQLYRGMDIGTAKLTPAEQQGIPHRLLDIWDVTRTASVAEYQRLARAEIDRLLAQGRTPVLVGGSGLYIRGAIDALEFPGTDPAVRARLEAELAEVGSGALHARLAAADPDAARAILPSNGRRVVRALEVIEITGRPFTANLPGHQAVYDTLQIGVDVARPELDERIARRVDRMWEAGLVEEVRALEARGLREGRTASRALGYQQVLTALAGECTEEEARSETVRATKRFARRQDSWFRRDPRVHWLSGAIADRAELEARALALVERAVTA from the coding sequence GTGAACAGCGCAGTCCCCGCACCGCGGGTCATCGCCGTCGTCGGGCCCACGGCGGCCGGCAAATCGGATCTGGGCGTGGCCCTCGCCCGCCGCCTCGGCGGCGAGGTGATCAATGCCGACTCCATGCAGCTCTACCGCGGCATGGACATCGGCACCGCCAAGCTCACCCCGGCCGAGCAGCAGGGCATCCCGCACCGCCTGCTGGACATCTGGGACGTGACGCGGACGGCCAGCGTCGCCGAGTACCAGCGTCTGGCGCGGGCCGAGATCGACCGGCTGCTCGCCCAGGGCCGCACCCCGGTCCTGGTGGGCGGCTCCGGCCTGTACATCCGCGGGGCCATCGACGCCCTGGAGTTCCCCGGCACCGACCCGGCGGTCCGGGCCCGGCTGGAGGCGGAGCTGGCCGAGGTGGGTTCCGGCGCCCTGCACGCCAGGCTGGCCGCCGCCGACCCGGACGCGGCCCGCGCCATCCTGCCCAGCAACGGCCGCCGGGTGGTGCGCGCGCTGGAGGTCATCGAGATCACCGGCCGGCCCTTCACCGCCAACCTCCCGGGGCACCAGGCCGTCTACGACACGCTCCAGATCGGTGTCGATGTGGCGCGGCCGGAACTCGACGAGCGGATCGCCCGGCGGGTGGACCGGATGTGGGAGGCCGGACTGGTCGAGGAGGTGCGCGCGCTGGAGGCCCGGGGGCTGCGCGAGGGGCGTACCGCCTCCCGCGCGCTGGGCTACCAGCAGGTGCTCACCGCGCTGGCGGGGGAGTGCACCGAGGAGGAGGCGCGGAGCGAGACGGTCCGCGCGACCAAGCGGTTCGCGCGCCGCCAGGACTCCTGGTTCCGGCGCGATCCGCGGGTCCACTGGCTCAGCGGCGCAATCGCCGACCGGGCGGAACTCGAAGCCCGCGCGCTGGCGTTGGTCGAACGAGCGGTCACAGCCTGA
- a CDS encoding antitoxin, protein MGLLDTLRARAGAAKSKAGDFVQQHEDQIQRGLDKAARTVDSRTKGKYRGRIETGTGKAKETLGRFARKEAAGPGTTPPGDRSAPGPESGTGTGPQDGAGPAGTTPGG, encoded by the coding sequence ATGGGCCTGCTGGACACACTCAGGGCGAGGGCCGGCGCCGCGAAGAGCAAGGCCGGTGACTTCGTGCAGCAGCACGAGGACCAGATCCAGCGAGGTCTGGACAAGGCCGCCAGAACGGTGGATTCCCGGACCAAGGGCAAGTACCGCGGCCGGATCGAGACGGGCACGGGCAAGGCCAAGGAGACGCTCGGCCGCTTCGCACGGAAGGAAGCGGCAGGGCCCGGCACCACCCCGCCGGGCGACCGCTCGGCCCCCGGCCCGGAGAGCGGCACCGGGACCGGACCGCAGGACGGCGCCGGACCGGCGGGCACCACGCCCGGCGGGTGA
- the miaB gene encoding tRNA (N6-isopentenyl adenosine(37)-C2)-methylthiotransferase MiaB yields the protein MTSSSDRSPDVDVHTPKSYEIRTYGCQMNVHDSERLSGLLEDAGYVRAPRGTAEGEADIIVFNTCAVRENADNRLYGNLGRLAPIKARRPGMQIAVGGCLAQKDRDTIVKRAPWVDVVFGTHNIGKLPVLLERARIQEAAQVEIAESLEAFPSTLPTRRESAYAAWVSISVGCNNTCTFCIVPALRGKEKDRRPGDILAEVEALVAEGVTEITLLGQNVNAYGSDIGDREAFSKLLRACGRIEGLERVRFTSPHPRDFTDDVIAAMAETPNVMPQLHMPLQSGSDTVLKAMRRSYRQERYLGIIEKVRAAIPHAAISTDIIVGFPGETEEDFEQTLHVVREARFAQAFTFQYSKRPGTPAAEMDGQVPKEVVQGRYERLVALQEEISWAENKKQVGRTLEVMVAEGEGRKDDATRRLSGRAPDNRLVHFTRPAEPVRPGDVATVEVTYAAPHHLLAEGPVRAVRRTRAGDAWERRNAAPQQKPQGVMLGLPTVGAPAAVPAPAAGCGCD from the coding sequence ATGACCAGCAGCAGCGACCGGAGCCCCGACGTGGACGTTCACACCCCCAAGAGCTACGAGATCCGCACCTACGGGTGCCAGATGAACGTCCACGACTCCGAGCGGCTGTCGGGTCTGCTGGAGGACGCCGGCTACGTGCGCGCGCCCCGGGGCACCGCCGAGGGCGAGGCCGACATCATCGTCTTCAACACCTGCGCGGTGCGGGAGAACGCCGACAACCGGCTCTACGGCAACCTCGGCCGGCTGGCCCCGATCAAGGCCCGGCGGCCGGGGATGCAGATCGCCGTCGGAGGCTGCCTGGCACAGAAGGACCGCGACACCATCGTCAAGCGCGCCCCGTGGGTGGACGTGGTGTTCGGCACGCACAACATCGGCAAGCTGCCGGTGCTGCTGGAGCGCGCCCGGATCCAGGAAGCGGCACAGGTGGAGATCGCCGAGTCGCTGGAGGCGTTCCCCTCCACGCTCCCCACCCGCCGCGAGTCCGCCTACGCCGCGTGGGTCTCCATCTCCGTCGGCTGCAACAACACCTGCACCTTCTGCATCGTCCCGGCGCTGCGCGGCAAGGAGAAGGACCGCCGGCCCGGGGACATCCTCGCCGAGGTGGAGGCGCTGGTCGCCGAGGGCGTCACCGAGATCACCCTGCTCGGCCAGAACGTCAACGCCTACGGTTCCGACATCGGCGACCGGGAGGCGTTCTCCAAGCTGCTGCGCGCCTGCGGCCGGATCGAGGGGCTGGAGCGGGTGCGCTTCACCTCGCCGCACCCCCGCGACTTCACCGATGACGTGATCGCCGCCATGGCGGAGACCCCCAACGTGATGCCGCAGCTCCACATGCCGCTGCAGTCCGGCTCCGACACCGTGCTCAAGGCGATGCGCCGCTCCTACCGCCAGGAGCGCTACCTGGGCATCATCGAGAAGGTCCGCGCCGCGATCCCGCACGCCGCCATCTCCACCGACATCATCGTGGGCTTCCCCGGCGAGACCGAGGAGGACTTCGAACAGACCCTGCACGTGGTGCGCGAGGCCCGGTTCGCCCAGGCGTTCACCTTCCAGTACTCCAAGCGGCCCGGCACGCCGGCAGCCGAGATGGACGGCCAGGTGCCCAAGGAGGTCGTGCAGGGGCGGTACGAGCGGCTGGTGGCCCTCCAGGAGGAGATCTCCTGGGCCGAGAACAAGAAGCAGGTCGGCCGCACGCTGGAGGTGATGGTCGCCGAGGGCGAGGGCCGCAAGGACGACGCCACCCGGCGGCTGTCCGGCCGCGCCCCGGACAACCGGCTGGTCCACTTCACCCGCCCCGCCGAGCCGGTCCGCCCCGGTGACGTGGCGACGGTGGAGGTCACCTACGCGGCCCCGCACCACCTGCTGGCCGAGGGACCGGTCCGGGCCGTGCGGCGAACCCGCGCCGGGGACGCCTGGGAGCGGCGGAACGCCGCCCCGCAGCAGAAGCCGCAGGGCGTGATGCTGGGGCTGCCCACCGTCGGCGCACCGGCCGCGGTCCCGGCACCGGCCGCCGGCTGCGGCTGCGACTGA
- a CDS encoding RelA/SpoT family protein, whose product MSAEATEHTALGRRRGLPRIDLRNIRRFSRTAVLGPASRGRLPDAIEHIAKVHRAHHPGADLDVLRQAYVLAESSHRGQMRKSGEPYITHPLAVTLILAELGAETTTLTASLLHDTVEDTEVTLDQVGEQFGEEVRYLVDGVTKLEKVDYGAAAEPETFRKMLVATGNDVRVMSIKLADRLHNMRTLGVMRPEKQARIAKVTRDVLIPLAERLGVQALKTELEDLVFAILHPEEYEEARALVLAHAGRPDPLAGFADEVRAVLQEAGITAEVTVRPRHFVSVHRVRVKRGDLTGFDLGRLLVLVGEDADCYATLGELHTCFTPVISEFKDFVAVPKFNLYQSLHTAIAGPDGRIAEVLIRTHQMHRVAEAGVVALGNPYAPAGGDGGTDAPDGERADPTRPGWLSRLLDWQRATPDPDAFWSSLRDDLAQDREITVFRADGGTLGLPAGASCVDAAYAEHGEAAHACVGARVNGRLAGLGTVLHDGDTLQLLMARDAAASGPSPEWLDHARTPAARIAISRWLAAHPVVPEGPAANAPGRDRPTAPGPGGGAPREAGVVTDTAATTVRLAGCCTPVPPDAVTGFTVRGGAVTVHRRGCPVVARMRATGRVPVGVHWRDPDHGPAGGDYRVTVRAEAFSRPHLLADITEAIAAEGVAVISAAVEPPHEQRVRHTYTVQLPDADRLQNLIRAMRRVPGVYDVTRPGRPVAAHQP is encoded by the coding sequence ATGAGCGCAGAGGCCACGGAGCACACTGCCCTCGGCCGCAGGCGCGGCCTCCCCCGTATCGACCTGCGGAACATCCGCCGGTTCAGCAGGACCGCCGTGCTCGGGCCGGCCTCCCGCGGCCGGCTCCCCGACGCCATCGAGCACATCGCCAAGGTGCACCGCGCCCATCACCCCGGGGCCGATCTGGACGTGCTGCGCCAGGCGTACGTGCTGGCCGAGTCCTCGCACCGGGGCCAGATGCGCAAGAGCGGCGAGCCCTACATCACCCACCCGCTCGCGGTCACCCTCATCCTGGCCGAACTGGGCGCGGAGACCACCACGCTGACCGCCTCGCTGCTCCACGACACCGTCGAGGACACCGAGGTGACGCTGGATCAGGTGGGGGAGCAGTTCGGGGAGGAGGTCCGCTACCTGGTGGACGGCGTCACCAAGCTGGAGAAGGTGGACTACGGCGCGGCCGCCGAGCCGGAGACCTTCCGCAAGATGCTCGTCGCCACCGGCAACGACGTCCGGGTGATGTCCATCAAGCTCGCCGACCGGCTGCACAACATGCGCACCCTGGGCGTCATGCGACCCGAGAAGCAGGCGCGTATCGCCAAGGTCACCCGCGACGTGCTCATCCCGCTCGCCGAACGACTGGGCGTGCAGGCCCTCAAGACCGAGCTGGAGGACCTGGTCTTCGCCATCCTCCACCCCGAGGAGTACGAGGAGGCCCGCGCCCTGGTCCTGGCGCACGCCGGCCGCCCGGACCCGCTCGCCGGGTTCGCGGACGAGGTGCGCGCGGTGCTCCAGGAGGCGGGCATCACCGCCGAAGTCACCGTGCGGCCGCGGCACTTCGTCTCGGTGCACCGGGTGCGGGTCAAACGCGGCGACCTGACCGGCTTCGACCTCGGCCGGCTGCTGGTGCTGGTCGGCGAGGACGCCGACTGTTACGCGACCCTCGGCGAGCTGCACACCTGTTTCACCCCGGTGATCTCGGAGTTCAAGGACTTCGTCGCGGTCCCCAAGTTCAACCTGTACCAGTCGCTGCACACCGCCATCGCCGGCCCCGACGGCCGGATCGCCGAAGTCCTCATCCGCACCCACCAGATGCACCGGGTGGCCGAGGCCGGGGTGGTGGCGCTGGGCAATCCGTACGCCCCGGCCGGTGGCGACGGCGGCACCGACGCCCCGGACGGCGAGCGCGCCGACCCCACCCGCCCCGGCTGGCTCTCCCGGCTGCTGGACTGGCAGCGCGCCACCCCCGACCCGGACGCCTTCTGGAGCTCGCTGCGCGACGACCTCGCCCAGGACCGGGAGATCACCGTCTTCCGCGCCGACGGCGGCACCCTGGGCCTGCCGGCCGGCGCCAGCTGCGTGGACGCCGCCTACGCCGAGCACGGCGAGGCGGCGCACGCCTGTGTGGGGGCCCGGGTCAACGGCCGGCTCGCCGGCCTGGGCACGGTGCTGCACGACGGCGACACCCTGCAACTGCTGATGGCCCGCGACGCCGCCGCCAGCGGCCCCTCCCCGGAGTGGCTGGACCACGCCCGCACGCCGGCCGCCCGGATCGCCATCAGCCGCTGGCTGGCCGCCCACCCGGTGGTGCCCGAGGGGCCGGCCGCCAACGCCCCCGGCCGCGACCGCCCGACGGCGCCCGGGCCGGGCGGCGGGGCTCCCCGGGAGGCCGGGGTGGTCACCGACACCGCCGCCACCACGGTCCGGCTCGCCGGCTGCTGCACCCCCGTACCGCCGGACGCGGTCACCGGCTTCACGGTGCGCGGCGGGGCGGTCACGGTGCATCGGCGTGGGTGTCCGGTGGTGGCCCGGATGCGGGCCACCGGGCGGGTGCCGGTGGGGGTGCACTGGCGGGACCCGGACCACGGGCCGGCCGGCGGCGACTACCGGGTGACGGTGCGGGCCGAGGCGTTCAGCCGGCCGCATCTGCTCGCCGACATCACCGAGGCGATCGCCGCCGAGGGGGTCGCGGTGATCTCGGCCGCCGTGGAGCCGCCGCACGAGCAGCGCGTCCGCCACACCTACACCGTCCAGCTGCCGGACGCGGACCGGCTGCAGAACCTGATCCGCGCCATGCGGCGCGTCCCCGGGGTCTACGACGTCACCCGGCCCGGCCGGCCGGTGGCCGCGCACCAGCCCTGA
- a CDS encoding TAXI family TRAP transporter solute-binding subunit codes for MSVGSASPRRRRLLSSVAAAVALVTLLWWLLPVGSDSTPRGRVVLSTGVPTGVYERYGTLLRADLRRDLPEVEVELLHSQGSVDNLHRVAAGKASFAIATADAAASYAADGGKGAERLRACARLYDDYVQLVVPQGSPVRSAADLAGRRVGVGEDRSGVQLISRRLLTAAGLDLDTDIRAQRVGIDRMTRLMREGELDAFFWSGGLPTKALQDLVRNVPVRLVPLSDLAGPLHRQGERTRYYRAAVMPPDAYPWVQRGEAIKTIAVANLLVTTEDADAELTEAITRTVIRSRDRIGEEVHAAQKVDLRTAVFTDPLPLHEGAARYYRSVKP; via the coding sequence ATGTCCGTCGGTTCCGCCTCCCCGCGCCGCCGCCGTCTGCTGTCGTCCGTGGCGGCGGCCGTGGCGCTGGTGACGCTGTTGTGGTGGCTGCTGCCGGTCGGCTCGGACAGCACGCCGCGGGGGCGGGTGGTGCTCTCCACCGGCGTGCCCACCGGGGTGTACGAGAGGTACGGCACCCTGCTCCGGGCCGATCTGCGCCGGGACCTGCCGGAGGTGGAGGTGGAGCTGCTGCACAGCCAGGGCTCGGTGGACAACCTGCACCGGGTGGCCGCTGGGAAGGCGTCGTTCGCCATCGCCACCGCCGACGCGGCCGCCTCCTACGCCGCCGACGGCGGGAAGGGGGCGGAGCGGCTGCGGGCCTGCGCGCGGCTGTACGACGACTACGTGCAGCTGGTGGTCCCGCAGGGCTCGCCGGTGCGGTCGGCGGCGGACCTGGCCGGGCGGCGGGTGGGCGTCGGCGAGGACCGGTCGGGCGTCCAACTGATCTCCCGGCGGCTGCTCACCGCCGCCGGGCTGGACCTGGACACCGACATCCGGGCCCAGCGGGTGGGCATCGACCGGATGACGCGGCTGATGCGGGAGGGCGAGCTGGACGCGTTCTTCTGGTCCGGCGGCCTGCCCACGAAGGCGCTGCAGGACCTGGTCCGGAACGTACCGGTGCGGCTGGTGCCGCTGAGCGATCTCGCCGGTCCGCTGCACAGGCAGGGTGAGCGCACCCGCTACTACCGGGCCGCGGTGATGCCCCCGGACGCCTACCCGTGGGTCCAGCGGGGCGAGGCGATCAAGACGATCGCGGTGGCGAACCTGCTGGTGACGACCGAGGACGCGGACGCCGAGCTGACCGAGGCGATCACCCGCACGGTGATCCGCAGCCGGGACCGGATCGGCGAGGAGGTGCACGCGGCGCAGAAGGTGGACCTGCGGACGGCGGTCTTCACCGATCCGCTGCCGCTGCACGAGGGCGCGGCGCGCTACTACCGGTCGGTCAAGCCGTAG
- a CDS encoding sensor histidine kinase, with translation MRARLLPLLIVLMASVLLALGFPLAASLAAREQQRVIVDRIDDTARFAALAQSVTSGPGTDIADDATAAEEERRLATLRDDLTRYHEVYGIKAGVFQRTGTPLAQAPVGWQPPGDGEGGRAFAEALAGRRSHDPGQVWPWQRHTLTVASPVIRDGDVVYVVVTESPTGPMRSRILHGWLLIAGGEAAAMLLAVAAAIRLTGWVLRPIRILDAAAHGIATGKMNSRVAAASGPPELRRLARSFNEMADNVEEVLEQQRAFVADASHQLRNPLSALLLRIELLALDLPDGHAEIASVRAEGRRLARVLDDLLDLALAEHSASRPVLTDIAELATDRVGAWLPLAESEGVRLSCAGPAAAAGWADPVALSSALDAVIDNALKFTPEGQAVEVLVAVPPDAGTVTVTVADGGPGLTEDELARIGDRFWRSNRHQNVSGSGLGLSISRALLAAGGATLSFAPNRPTGLRVTITVPRHPEGPDQG, from the coding sequence GTGCGCGCCCGACTCCTCCCGCTGCTCATCGTGCTCATGGCCAGCGTGCTGCTGGCCCTCGGCTTCCCGCTCGCCGCCAGCCTCGCCGCGCGCGAGCAGCAGCGGGTGATCGTGGACCGGATCGACGACACCGCGCGGTTCGCCGCGCTCGCCCAGTCGGTGACCTCCGGCCCGGGGACGGACATCGCCGATGACGCCACGGCCGCCGAGGAGGAGCGCCGGCTGGCCACGCTCCGCGACGACCTCACCCGCTACCACGAGGTGTACGGCATCAAGGCCGGTGTCTTCCAGCGCACCGGCACCCCGCTGGCCCAGGCTCCGGTGGGCTGGCAGCCGCCCGGCGACGGCGAGGGCGGCCGGGCCTTCGCCGAGGCGCTCGCCGGCCGCCGCAGCCACGACCCCGGCCAGGTGTGGCCCTGGCAGCGGCACACCCTCACCGTCGCCTCGCCGGTGATCCGCGACGGGGACGTGGTGTACGTGGTGGTCACCGAGTCGCCCACCGGACCGATGCGCTCCCGCATCCTGCACGGCTGGCTGCTGATCGCCGGCGGCGAGGCGGCGGCGATGCTGCTGGCCGTGGCCGCCGCCATCCGGCTCACCGGCTGGGTGCTGCGCCCCATCCGCATCCTGGACGCCGCCGCCCACGGCATCGCCACCGGCAAGATGAACTCCCGGGTCGCCGCCGCCTCCGGACCGCCCGAACTCCGCCGCCTGGCCCGCTCGTTCAACGAGATGGCCGACAACGTCGAGGAAGTCCTGGAGCAGCAGCGGGCGTTCGTCGCCGACGCCTCCCACCAGCTGCGCAACCCGCTCTCCGCGCTGCTGCTGCGGATCGAGCTGCTCGCCCTGGACCTCCCCGACGGCCACGCGGAGATCGCCTCGGTACGCGCCGAGGGCCGGCGCCTGGCCCGGGTCCTGGACGACCTGCTCGACCTGGCGCTGGCCGAGCACTCGGCGAGCCGGCCGGTCCTCACCGACATCGCCGAACTCGCCACCGACCGGGTGGGCGCCTGGCTGCCGCTGGCGGAGAGCGAGGGGGTCCGGCTGTCCTGCGCCGGCCCGGCCGCGGCCGCCGGCTGGGCCGACCCGGTGGCTCTCTCCAGCGCCCTGGACGCGGTGATCGACAACGCGCTGAAGTTCACCCCCGAGGGGCAGGCGGTCGAGGTCCTGGTGGCGGTCCCCCCGGACGCCGGCACGGTCACCGTCACCGTCGCCGACGGCGGCCCCGGACTCACCGAGGACGAACTCGCCCGGATCGGCGACCGCTTCTGGCGCAGCAACCGTCACCAGAACGTCTCCGGCTCCGGGCTGGGGCTGTCCATCTCCCGCGCGCTGCTGGCGGCCGGCGGGGCCACCCTCTCTTTCGCCCCCAACCGGCCCACCGGCCTGCGGGTGACCATCACCGTCCCGCGCCACCCCGAGGGGCCGGACCAGGGCTGA